From Ailuropoda melanoleuca isolate Jingjing chromosome 8, ASM200744v2, whole genome shotgun sequence, a single genomic window includes:
- the COLCA2 gene encoding colorectal cancer-associated protein 2 isoform X2 translates to MSSVVLFLLLQLPGGNGVRLPDPVPPSPAGMYFETEPVSSMPNYFQPREFSSCVSCEENTSCLDQIFDSYLQTETHLDHSLNSMQSTPHYFPDSFQAAPFCFNQSLTPGSPSDSSTLSGSLDYSYSLAQAPACVPENYTSPPSPDTRNCGFPPEDYASSPLPSYTQYDCFSSASSSVCYCASCEAEHLDTLRAAEYVSYPSADYVNFAPSAATASEFYKRGTNWDICYS, encoded by the exons ATGAGCTCTGTGGTCCTGTTCTTGCTTTTGCAGCTGCCCGGAGGCAACGGCGTCCGCCTTCCAGACCCAGTCCCACCATCTCCTGCAG GGATGTATTTTGAGACTGAACCAGTTTCTTCTATGCCCAATTATTTTCAACCCCGAGAATTTTCCAGTTGTGTTTCTTGTGAAGAAAATACAAGCTGCCTCGACCAGATCTTTGATTCCTACCTTCAGACAGAGACACACCTGGACCATTCGCTCAATTCCATGCAGAGTACTCCACACTATTTCCCTGACAGCTTCCAAGCTGCCCCTTTCTGCTTTAACCAGAGCCTG ACCCCAGGATCGCCTTCGGATTCCTCCACTCTGTCTGGTTCCTTAGACTACAGTTACTCGCTGGCGCAGGCACCTGCGTGTGTGCCGGAGAATTACACTTCTCCCCCTTCTCCGGACACCAGAAACTGTGGCTTTCCCCCGGAAGACTACGCCTCCTCGCCCTTGCCCTCATACACACAGTACGACTGCTTCTCCTCAGCCAGCAGCTCCGTCTGCTACTGCGCGTCCTGCGAGGCCGAGCACTTGGACACCCTCCGAGCCGCAGAGTACGTCTCCTACCCCAGCGCGGACTATGTGAACTTTGCCCCCTCAGCAGCCACTGCCAGCGAGTTCTATAAGAGGGGAACAAACTGGGACATCTGCTATAGTTAA
- the COLCA2 gene encoding colorectal cancer-associated protein 2 isoform X3, with translation MYFETEPVSSMPNYFQPREFSSCVSCEENTSCLDQIFDSYLQTETHLDHSLNSMQSTPHYFPDSFQAAPFCFNQSLTPGSPSDSSTLSGSLDYSYSLAQAPACVPENYTSPPSPDTRNCGFPPEDYASSPLPSYTQYDCFSSASSSVCYCASCEAEHLDTLRAAEYVSYPSADYVNFAPSAATASEFYKRGTNWDICYS, from the exons ATGTATTTTGAGACTGAACCAGTTTCTTCTATGCCCAATTATTTTCAACCCCGAGAATTTTCCAGTTGTGTTTCTTGTGAAGAAAATACAAGCTGCCTCGACCAGATCTTTGATTCCTACCTTCAGACAGAGACACACCTGGACCATTCGCTCAATTCCATGCAGAGTACTCCACACTATTTCCCTGACAGCTTCCAAGCTGCCCCTTTCTGCTTTAACCAGAGCCTG ACCCCAGGATCGCCTTCGGATTCCTCCACTCTGTCTGGTTCCTTAGACTACAGTTACTCGCTGGCGCAGGCACCTGCGTGTGTGCCGGAGAATTACACTTCTCCCCCTTCTCCGGACACCAGAAACTGTGGCTTTCCCCCGGAAGACTACGCCTCCTCGCCCTTGCCCTCATACACACAGTACGACTGCTTCTCCTCAGCCAGCAGCTCCGTCTGCTACTGCGCGTCCTGCGAGGCCGAGCACTTGGACACCCTCCGAGCCGCAGAGTACGTCTCCTACCCCAGCGCGGACTATGTGAACTTTGCCCCCTCAGCAGCCACTGCCAGCGAGTTCTATAAGAGGGGAACAAACTGGGACATCTGCTATAGTTAA
- the COLCA2 gene encoding colorectal cancer-associated protein 2 isoform X1: MISNLFSGQRMPLGSFKTRRELILSNIQSRKLPGGNGVRLPDPVPPSPAGMYFETEPVSSMPNYFQPREFSSCVSCEENTSCLDQIFDSYLQTETHLDHSLNSMQSTPHYFPDSFQAAPFCFNQSLTPGSPSDSSTLSGSLDYSYSLAQAPACVPENYTSPPSPDTRNCGFPPEDYASSPLPSYTQYDCFSSASSSVCYCASCEAEHLDTLRAAEYVSYPSADYVNFAPSAATASEFYKRGTNWDICYS, encoded by the exons ATGATCTCCAATTTGTTCAGTGGTCAAAGGATGCCTCTGGGAAGCTTCAAGACAAGGAGAGAGTTAATTCTATCAAATATACAAAGCAGGAAG CTGCCCGGAGGCAACGGCGTCCGCCTTCCAGACCCAGTCCCACCATCTCCTGCAG GGATGTATTTTGAGACTGAACCAGTTTCTTCTATGCCCAATTATTTTCAACCCCGAGAATTTTCCAGTTGTGTTTCTTGTGAAGAAAATACAAGCTGCCTCGACCAGATCTTTGATTCCTACCTTCAGACAGAGACACACCTGGACCATTCGCTCAATTCCATGCAGAGTACTCCACACTATTTCCCTGACAGCTTCCAAGCTGCCCCTTTCTGCTTTAACCAGAGCCTG ACCCCAGGATCGCCTTCGGATTCCTCCACTCTGTCTGGTTCCTTAGACTACAGTTACTCGCTGGCGCAGGCACCTGCGTGTGTGCCGGAGAATTACACTTCTCCCCCTTCTCCGGACACCAGAAACTGTGGCTTTCCCCCGGAAGACTACGCCTCCTCGCCCTTGCCCTCATACACACAGTACGACTGCTTCTCCTCAGCCAGCAGCTCCGTCTGCTACTGCGCGTCCTGCGAGGCCGAGCACTTGGACACCCTCCGAGCCGCAGAGTACGTCTCCTACCCCAGCGCGGACTATGTGAACTTTGCCCCCTCAGCAGCCACTGCCAGCGAGTTCTATAAGAGGGGAACAAACTGGGACATCTGCTATAGTTAA